One window from the genome of Bdellovibrionales bacterium encodes:
- a CDS encoding succinate dehydrogenase/fumarate reductase iron-sulfur subunit, producing the protein MSDSSKKINLTLKVWRQKGPKDSGGFKEYPAKNVSTDASFLEMLDAVNEELISKGDDPIAFDHDCREGICGSCGFMIDGQAHGPQKSTTVCQLHMRAFSDGDVLTLEPWRAEAFPIIKDLMADRTAFDRIIKSGGYISANTGSARDANSILIPKTAADQAMSAAECIGCGACVASCKNASAMLFTSAKISHMAHLPQGQVERKKRAERMVGQMDAEGFGACTSTGSCSASCPKDISLVNIALMNREFFKATLLKDDEVEVGGGF; encoded by the coding sequence ATGAGTGACTCATCTAAAAAAATCAATTTGACCCTCAAAGTGTGGAGACAAAAAGGCCCGAAGGATTCTGGCGGCTTTAAAGAGTATCCTGCTAAAAACGTCTCTACAGATGCTTCTTTTCTAGAGATGCTCGATGCTGTTAACGAAGAGCTGATCTCTAAAGGTGATGACCCGATTGCTTTTGATCACGATTGCCGCGAAGGCATTTGCGGTAGCTGCGGTTTCATGATCGATGGTCAAGCTCACGGTCCCCAAAAATCAACAACGGTTTGCCAGTTGCACATGCGTGCATTTTCTGACGGCGACGTATTGACTTTGGAACCTTGGAGAGCGGAAGCCTTTCCGATCATCAAAGACTTGATGGCTGATAGAACGGCTTTCGATCGTATCATCAAATCTGGCGGTTACATTTCTGCAAATACTGGAAGTGCACGTGATGCGAATAGCATCTTGATTCCAAAAACGGCGGCGGACCAAGCAATGAGTGCAGCTGAATGTATCGGTTGCGGCGCGTGCGTAGCTTCTTGCAAGAATGCGTCTGCAATGCTCTTCACGTCGGCGAAAATTTCTCACATGGCTCACCTACCGCAGGGCCAGGTTGAAAGAAAAAAACGCGCGGAGCGCATGGTTGGCCAAATGGACGCAGAAGGTTTCGGCGCATGTACAAGCACGGGTTCTTGCTCTGCTTCTTGCCCGAAAGATATTAGCCTTGTGAACATTGCATTGATGAACCGCGAGTTCTTCAAAGCGACACTTTTGAAAGATGACGAAGTGGAAGTGGGCGGCGGTTTCTAG